From the genome of Bradyrhizobium sp. ORS 278:
GCGTGGCTCGTCGGCCTCATTCTGTAGATGGCGTTAATCGCATCTTGGTGTGGCGAGCCGTGGTTCGTTGAGCGGCGCAAGCTGGTGTGAACCAAGCCGCAGACACCGCATCGTGTCCTCGTGGCCGCGACCGATCGTCCTCACACGTGCTGGCCGCCGTTGATGTGGATCTCGGCGCCGTTCACGTAGGAGCTCGTCTCGGTGCACAGCACGTAGATGATCTTGGCGACCTCGTCGGGCGTGCCGAGCCGCTGCATCGGGATCTGCTCCTGCACGATCTTCTCGGTGCCCGGCGACAGGATCGAGGTGTCGATCTCGCCCGGCGCGATCGAGTTGACGCGCACACCGACACGGCCGAAGTCCGACGCCATCTCGCGCGTGAGCGCGGCGAGCGCCGCCTTGGAGGTGGCATAGGCCGCGCCGGCGAACGGATGGACGCGCGAGCCGGCGATCGAGGTGACGTTCACCACCGAGCCCTTGGCCGCCTTCAACTCCTTGATCAGGCCGCGCGCCATCATGATCGGCGCGAAGAAGTTGACGCGGAAGACCTGATTCCAGGTGTCGAGATCGGTATCCACGGTCCCGAGCCGCGCGC
Proteins encoded in this window:
- a CDS encoding SDR family NAD(P)-dependent oxidoreductase; amino-acid sequence: MPTSSNQPRRTMLLTGASRGIGHATVIRFSSAGWRVITCSRHPFPEECPWGAGPEDHIQVDLADPQDTLRAIEEIKQRMDSGELHALVNNAAISPKGQGGARLGTVDTDLDTWNQVFRVNFFAPIMMARGLIKELKAAKGSVVNVTSIAGSRVHPFAGAAYATSKAALAALTREMASDFGRVGVRVNSIAPGEIDTSILSPGTEKIVQEQIPMQRLGTPDEVAKIIYVLCTETSSYVNGAEIHINGGQHV